A window from Erigeron canadensis isolate Cc75 unplaced genomic scaffold, C_canadensis_v1 Conyza_canadensis_unscaffolded:86, whole genome shotgun sequence encodes these proteins:
- the LOC122584644 gene encoding uncharacterized protein LOC122584644, with the protein MNYQPPPQGVDSHFRPTITVNASPIVPPVLRGRAFEVRPQCLSILPSFYGKATEEPYLHLSEFEAICGTIGGQGFSPDEIKLVLFQFTLKDKAKQWFLALPSGSIFTWAEMQQQFLDEYYTMQKTSDARTSIRTFQQQSGETFHESFKRFNELLRTCPHHGIAKWELITAFYDGLLPEEKRDVNSISNGTFLTNPEDVDWEFLEKMSVNSKRQAQSNRRARHPIASLSSTSDQATKDRIEALERKFAKLGKAENRGVAQVSQEYPICESCDELGHTALQCPLLPEEVEEVNQVFGEKRPFDMNSNIYHPGMRNHPNLRYGNSSNQLNPNFQGNNQTSGAPSQPFQNRNYNQGNYQGGQNQGFNRGYPRNYQQGNNQGGNSGGNEVSTGEIMEYLKEMDRKNEIRDKTVESLQKQVGQLAEDVAALRKDPGSYQVTQRSIHNTKVAAQRISRMWR; encoded by the coding sequence ATGAACTATCAACCTCCACCACAAGGAGTTGATAGTCATTTTCGACCCACCATCACCGTTAATGCTTCACCTATAGTACCACCGGTGTTGAGGGGTAGAGCGTTTGAGGTAAGACCTCAATGTTTGAGTATATTACCGAGTTTCTATGGAAAAGCAACGGAGGAGCCTTATTTGCATTTGTCAGAGTTTGAGGCTATTTGTGGTACCATTGGAGGTCAAGGATTCTCACCGGATGAGATTAAACTAGTTTTGTTTCAGTTCACTTTGAAGGATAAAGCGAAGCAATGGTTCTTAGCTTTGCCATCGGGTAGTATCTTTACATGGGCTGAAatgcaacaacaattcttggatGAGTATTATACAATGCAAAAGACTAGTGATGCAAGAACCTCCATTAGAACCTTTCAACAACAATCGGGTGAAACATTTCATGAGTCATTTAAGAGGtttaatgagttgttgagaACTTGTCCACACCATGGGATTGCTAAATGGGAGTTGATCACGgctttctatgatggtttgttaccggaagagaaaagagatgtgAATTCTATTAGCAATGGTACTTTCTTGACAAATCCCGAAGATGTTGATTGGGAATTCTTGGAGAAGATGAGTGTGAATTCAAAGAGACAAGCTCAATCAAATAGGAGGGCAAGGCATCCAATTGCTTCATTATCATCAACAAGTGATCAAGCAACAAAAGATCGAATTGAGGCATTGGAGCGAAAGTTTGCTAAGTTGGGGAAAGCTGAAAATAGGGGTGTTGCTCAAGTTTCTCAAGAATACCCGATTTGTGAGAGTTGTGATGAGCTTGGGCATACGGCTTTGCAATGTCCATTACTCCCGGAAGAAGTTGAAGAGGTGAATCAAGTGTTTGGAGAAAAGAGGCCATTTGACATGAACTCCAACATTTATCATCCGGGAATGAGAAACCATCCCAATCTTAGATATGGGAATTCATCAAACCAACTCAACCCGAACTTTCAAGGAAACAACCAAACCAGTGGAGCACCATCTCAACCGTTCCAAAACCGAAATTACAACCAAGGAAATTATCAAGGTGGCCAAAATCAAGGGTTCAATAGAGGCTATCCAAGGAACTATCAACAAGGTAATAACCAAGGTGGGAATTCGGGAGGTAATGAGGTATCAACCGGGGAGATTATGGAGTACTTGAAGGAAATGGATCGAAAAAATGAGATTCGGGACAAAACGGTTGAAAGTTTGCAAAAGCAAGTTGGTCAATTGGCGGAAGATGTGGCTGCGTTGAGAAAGGATCCGGGAAGCTACCAAGTGACACAAAGATCAATCCACAACACCAAAGTAGCGGCTCAAAGAATATCAAGAATGTGGAGATAA